One genomic region from Podarcis raffonei isolate rPodRaf1 chromosome 16, rPodRaf1.pri, whole genome shotgun sequence encodes:
- the RIT1 gene encoding GTP-binding protein Rit1 isoform X2, with product MTMQFISHRFPEDHDPTIEDAYKMRIRIDDEPANLDILDTAGQAEFTAMRDQYMRAGEGFIICYSITDRRSFHEVREFKQLIYRVRRTDETPVVLVGNKSDLARLRQVSKEEGSALAREFGCPFFETSAAFRYYIDDVFHTLVREIRRKEKEAVMALGKKSRPRTSVWKRLKSPFRKKKKNSVT from the exons ATGACCATGCAGTTCATTAGtcatcgtttcccagaagaccaTGACCCCACCATTG AGGATGCTTACAAAATGCGAATAAGGATTGATGATGAACCTGCTAATCTGGACATTTTAGACACAGCAGGCCAG GCAGAATTTACCGCCATGAGGGACCAATACATGAGGGCAGGCGAAGGGTTCATTATCTGTTACTCAATCACAGACCGCCGAAGCTTCCATGAAGTGCGTGAGTTCAAGCAGCTTATCTACCGTGTTCGGCGTACAGATGAGACTCCCGTGGTTCTCGTGGGGAACAAGTCTGATCTAGCTCGTCTCAGGCAG GTCTCCAAGGAAGAAGGTTCAGCCTTGGCACGTGAGTTTGGCTGCCCTTTCTTTGAAACTTCAGCTGCCTTTCGCTACTATATCGATGATGTGTTTCACACTCTGGTTCGAGAAATccggaggaaggaaaaggaagcgGTCATGGCGCTGGGGAAGAAATCCAGGCCTCGGACGAGTGTGTGGAAGAGGTTGAAATCTCCCttccggaagaagaagaagaattctgtGACATGA
- the RIT1 gene encoding GTP-binding protein Rit1 isoform X1, translated as MDPTGPRGPTGGVGGAPPPPPLQPREYKLVMLGAGGVGKSAMTMQFISHRFPEDHDPTIEDAYKMRIRIDDEPANLDILDTAGQAEFTAMRDQYMRAGEGFIICYSITDRRSFHEVREFKQLIYRVRRTDETPVVLVGNKSDLARLRQVSKEEGSALAREFGCPFFETSAAFRYYIDDVFHTLVREIRRKEKEAVMALGKKSRPRTSVWKRLKSPFRKKKKNSVT; from the exons ATGGACCCGACTGGGCCGCGGGGGCCGACTGGCGGAGTCGGGGgggcgccgccgcctcctccgttGCAGCCCCGGGAGTACAAGCTGGTGATGTTGGGCGCCGGGGGCGTCGGCAAAAGCG CCATGACCATGCAGTTCATTAGtcatcgtttcccagaagaccaTGACCCCACCATTG AGGATGCTTACAAAATGCGAATAAGGATTGATGATGAACCTGCTAATCTGGACATTTTAGACACAGCAGGCCAG GCAGAATTTACCGCCATGAGGGACCAATACATGAGGGCAGGCGAAGGGTTCATTATCTGTTACTCAATCACAGACCGCCGAAGCTTCCATGAAGTGCGTGAGTTCAAGCAGCTTATCTACCGTGTTCGGCGTACAGATGAGACTCCCGTGGTTCTCGTGGGGAACAAGTCTGATCTAGCTCGTCTCAGGCAG GTCTCCAAGGAAGAAGGTTCAGCCTTGGCACGTGAGTTTGGCTGCCCTTTCTTTGAAACTTCAGCTGCCTTTCGCTACTATATCGATGATGTGTTTCACACTCTGGTTCGAGAAATccggaggaaggaaaaggaagcgGTCATGGCGCTGGGGAAGAAATCCAGGCCTCGGACGAGTGTGTGGAAGAGGTTGAAATCTCCCttccggaagaagaagaagaattctgtGACATGA